Within the Paraburkholderia flagellata genome, the region CGTCAAATGGCTTTCGAAGATGAGCGGTAAGCCCTACCGCTTGCCGACGGAAGCGGAATGGGAATATGCGGCGCGCGCCGGCACCGAAACGCGCTACTGGTGGGGCAACGATATGCGCAAGGGCACAGCGAACTGCAAGGATTGCGGGCCGCCATGGCGCGTCGAGGCGCCCGCCGACGTCGGGTCATTTCCGGCCAATGCGTTTGGCTTCTACGACATGGCCGGAGGCGTTTGGGAATGGGTCAGCGACTGCTGGCACAACTCTTACAAGAACGCTCCGAACGACGGCCACTCATGGGACGAGCCCAATTGCCAGACGCGCGTGATCCGCGGCGGGTCGTGGCGCGACGGCGCGGGCTATATGCTCGCCGCCACGCGCTTTAAATACGACAGCAGCGTTCGCTACGAAGCCAATGGTTTTCGCGTTGCGCGCGACATGAAATAGCGAAGCAAACGTGGAGGCGCGACATGGCTTGCGATGTTCCGATCACCCGCCGGACATTCCTCAAAGCCATGGGGAGCGGCGCATTCACGATCTCGGTCAGCTCCGTCGCCGCATTCACGGCCGCCTGTTCATCACAGCGCCCGGCCCCTGGCACCGCCGCGAATGCCGCGACGAACGCCCACTCCACGCCGCAATCAGAGAATGGCGCGCCGGACTGGGCGCCGGAGCCAGGCAAGGCGCGCTGGCGAATCGAGGGCGTACCCAAGGTCACAGGCGCAAAGATCTACGCACGCGATTACAAGGCGCGGGACTTCGACGGCTGGCCGAAAGAAGAAAACTGGTTATATGCGCTGAGATGTAATTGCGTCGACAAGAATTTCGAAGACTTCGACCTGAGCGTATTGCCGCACGATCTTCGCCCGATTGCCGTGGTGTCCAACCAGACACTGAACGACAATCGCATCTATCTCGCTTCCGAGGCGGATCCGTTACATCACGAGGATATCTTCCTCTTCGCGCAAAAAGGCCAACCCGCCAATTGCTACGGCCAGCCGGTCGCCTTGTTGATCTTCGAAAACTTCGATGCGTATCGCCACGCAAAAAAGCTGCTCGATTTCAACGATTCGGTGATCCGCTACGGCGCAACGGTATCGAAAAGCGCCGCGTCGACCGACTGGTATCCCTCCGCGTCCAAGATCTATGTGCGCGACGACGACAAGTCGTTTTCGAACCTCCAGATGGCCGTGGACAACAAGGGGCGCCCGACTCAAGCATTCAGCGAGACGTGCAAGACAATCAGAAAGGAAATTCTGGATCTGGCCGGAAGCAAAGTCGACAGCAAGACCTGGCACCCGTTCACTGGTTCTTTTACGACGCCCGCAATCGATCCCATGTTCATGGAACCGGAGTCGGGACTGGCCTGGTTTCAGGCGGACTCCGGTTGTCTGCATCTGGTTCTCGGCACGCAATCGCCGCGCGGCGACGGCCTGGGCGCAGGCGACGTGTTTTCCGGTAGCCATATCAACGTCAAGCACGTGCACGTGATCAGCTGCTACCCGGGCGGTGGTTTCGGCGGCCGCGACGATTCGAATTTTCCCGTTTATCTCGCCCTCGCCGCGCCATTCGCCAAAGGTGCGCTGCGCTGGCAACAGTCTCGCTACGAGCAGTTCCAGGTCGGCTTGAAGCGCTCGGAGACCGCATTCACGGAGACCATCTGGCTCGACAATGACGGCAAGCTCCAGGCGCTCGACAGTTCGTTCACCTTCAATGGCGGCGGCAAGCAAAACCTCACGGGCGCCGTTGGCGACCTCGCCGCCATGAGCGCGATGAGTTGCTATGACATTCCGCGCGCCAGTGCGCAAAGCGCCGTGAGCTATACGCCCGATTTGTTCGGCGGCTCGCAGCGCGGCTTCGGCGGTCCCCAGGCTTACCTCGCCATCGAAACGCTCATGGACGAGGCCGCGCAGGCTCTGCATAAGAGTCCGTTCGAGATCCGGCGCAACAACCTGCTTGGCAAGGGTCACGGCAAAACACTCACTGGCGCGCCCATCCTGTTCGATCTCCAACTCGAAGGACTGCTGAACGGGCTTGAAGCGCACGAGTTATGGCGCAGCAGGGAAAGCGTGCGTGCGCAACGGCGCGCGCACGGGTTGCGGTATGGCGTCGGGCTTGCCATGTCGAACCAGGCCTACGGCACCGGGAAGGACCCCGTATTCGCGATGGTCCAGATTCAACCGAACGCGGGCCTGCACGTGCTGACGCATTACACCGATATGGGCAATGGCGCGGCGACGACATTGGCGCTCGCGCCCGCCGCCTGCCTCGGGCAGAACGCGCAGAAAATCACCATGAGCGAGGTCGAAGCATTTCAAATACCGGATTTCAACTACAAGATTCTGGGCAAATGGTTCGACAGCCGAAGCTATCCCATTTCGAGCCCGTTTGGCTCTTCGAGCGCCTGCCTCGGTGCATTCCAGCACTTTCAGGCGGTGGACCGTGCCGCCATGGTGTTGCTGTTGCAAAGCGTGCTGCCCGCCGCACGCGCGATATGGCATAACCCGCACGTCGAACGGCAAGACCTCAAGTGGGTGAATGGAAAGCTCACGGCCGCCGGTCGCGAGCCGATCGGCTGGCCGGCGCTGCTCGACGAGATCAACCGCCTGCAGTTGCCTACCGTGGCCGCCGCGCATATTACCTACGCGGGCGGATTCTGGCGCAGCCAGTACACGTTCGCGTCGGGGCCGGCCGAGATGGACTGCGACTTCATCGCCGTTGGCCCCGATACGCACAATCTCAAGAGCGTGCCTCACGGCGAGTTGCTGGAGCCAAAGGACGCAGTCGGATTCGGGCGCACGAACTATGCGCCTTCAGCGGCGCTTGTCGCAGTGTCCGTGAGCCCCGCAAGCGGGCGCGTGAAGGTTGAGCATGTCGTCACGACGCTCAGCGCCGGCCGCCTGATTTGTCCTGAGATCGTGCAAGGCCAGTCGCAAGGTGCCGTAGCCATGGCGATGAGCAATGTGCTGAGCGAAGTGTGTCCGCTCGGCAATCTCGGTCCCGGCAACGGCACGTGGAATCTCGACCGCTACCTCATCACGCGCATGACCGATGTCCCGCGCCAGGAACTCATTGCGTTGCCGCCGCCCGCGGGCAAAGACCATCACAGCGCGCGCGGTATCGGCGAGGCCGTGATGTGCCCCATCGCGCCCGCACTGCTGAACGCACTGGCCATGGCAACCGGGCATCGCTTCAGGAACACCCCAGTCACGCCCGACAAGATACGCGAGGTCCTGAAGTGAGCGAAGCCGACGTCAAGATTCACGTGAACGGACACGCCGTCATGGTGCTGGCCGCCGATGCCGACATGAGCCTCGCTGAATTCCTTCACGAGCGCCTCGACCTGACGGGGACCAAGGTGTGCTGTGGCATCGGCGCATGCCGTGCGTGCACCGTGGGCATGCGCAGCAACCAGGACGCGCTGATGGAAAAGACCCTCGCGTGCGTCACGCCCGTGAGCGCGGTTGCGAATCAATATATCTATACCGTAGAGAGCCTCGCGGACGGCAACAGGCTTTCGCCACTGCAGCAGACTTTCCTCGAAACTTTCGCGTTTCAGTGCGGCTACTGCACGCCTGGCTTTCTGATGGCGGCGACCGCCATGCTCGAACACGTGAAAGCGTATCGAATTAGCGCAGACCAGCTCGAAGCGGAAATCGACACCTGGGTAGGGGGAAACCTGTGCCGCTGCACAGGCTACGTCAAGTACCGGGAAGCGATTCGCAAAGTCGCGCAAATGCAGATGAAGAGCGGAGCATGACCATGTCTTCCCGCATCCGCCTGATCGCTTTGTGCTTCTTGTTGGCTGTGCCCCTTGCCGCCTTTACGCATGAGCAGACATTGCTCGAATACGCCGATCAATGCGTGAGGGAAATTGGCGAAATCCCGCCGTTCAACTGCAATGACGGAACGGACATTCCCATTACGGTCGACGGAAAACCTCCCGGGCCAAACGAATCTCCCGCGCGCTGCGACAAGCCTTCATTGCTGAGTCCAACCTCGGAAGCCAAAGGTCAGTGCATTCCGTTTTCGAAGATCCTGAATCTGTCGCGCGGCAACACGCAGATTTCCGCGTACTGCCGCCGCGACGTGCTGCGCCCCGACAAGGATCCGCTCTATGACCTCGTGGTGGTCGTGATGCATCACTCGGGCAACGGCAAGACCTGCTGGTTTGCGTCGAAGCCGCCGTCGCCGAGACCGAAACCGCAATCGCAATCGCACGCCGACATGCCTGCGAGTAGTGGATTCATCGCGACACGCGTGCCACCGCCAAACGAGAGAAGACCGCCTTCAGGTCAGCCCTCCGCAGTGGAATTCTGGGCGACACCTGCAATAGTTGCCACCAGCACGGCGGGCAACCCCACTTGCCTCAAATGCCACGATGCCGGGCCCTTCATCTTCAGCCCGTATATCGGGCAGGTGTGGGACAAGGTGCCCACAGACCCATGGGGAAAGTATTCAAGCATTGGGCAGGCCTTCTCGTCATATCACCTCATGACGATGAGCACGCCTGGCAACACCTGCATTGGCTGCCACCGCATCGGCAGCGAGCAGAGCTGCACCGCCTATCTCGGCCTCTCGACGGGGAATTTGAAAGCGCCTGGAAACGACCAGCTCGCCAACAGCTATCCGCTGAACCACTGGATGCCGACCGACAACGCCATGAGCGCGGAGCAATGGGACAAGGCAAACCTCGCGTCAGTCAGTGCCCTGCTGGCCTGCTGCAAAGATCCGGCGCACAAGGACCCGAATTGCACGTTCACGCCCATGCCTTCGAGTTCGAATACCCGGTCATTGCATTGACCTGCATGAGGAGACCTGAAACGGCTGAAAACGTTAGTGCGAGCAATGTCATAGCCGATGTCACGCAAACCCTGCAGACTTT harbors:
- a CDS encoding (2Fe-2S)-binding protein, which produces MSEADVKIHVNGHAVMVLAADADMSLAEFLHERLDLTGTKVCCGIGACRACTVGMRSNQDALMEKTLACVTPVSAVANQYIYTVESLADGNRLSPLQQTFLETFAFQCGYCTPGFLMAATAMLEHVKAYRISADQLEAEIDTWVGGNLCRCTGYVKYREAIRKVAQMQMKSGA
- a CDS encoding xanthine dehydrogenase family protein molybdopterin-binding subunit, whose translation is MACDVPITRRTFLKAMGSGAFTISVSSVAAFTAACSSQRPAPGTAANAATNAHSTPQSENGAPDWAPEPGKARWRIEGVPKVTGAKIYARDYKARDFDGWPKEENWLYALRCNCVDKNFEDFDLSVLPHDLRPIAVVSNQTLNDNRIYLASEADPLHHEDIFLFAQKGQPANCYGQPVALLIFENFDAYRHAKKLLDFNDSVIRYGATVSKSAASTDWYPSASKIYVRDDDKSFSNLQMAVDNKGRPTQAFSETCKTIRKEILDLAGSKVDSKTWHPFTGSFTTPAIDPMFMEPESGLAWFQADSGCLHLVLGTQSPRGDGLGAGDVFSGSHINVKHVHVISCYPGGGFGGRDDSNFPVYLALAAPFAKGALRWQQSRYEQFQVGLKRSETAFTETIWLDNDGKLQALDSSFTFNGGGKQNLTGAVGDLAAMSAMSCYDIPRASAQSAVSYTPDLFGGSQRGFGGPQAYLAIETLMDEAAQALHKSPFEIRRNNLLGKGHGKTLTGAPILFDLQLEGLLNGLEAHELWRSRESVRAQRRAHGLRYGVGLAMSNQAYGTGKDPVFAMVQIQPNAGLHVLTHYTDMGNGAATTLALAPAACLGQNAQKITMSEVEAFQIPDFNYKILGKWFDSRSYPISSPFGSSSACLGAFQHFQAVDRAAMVLLLQSVLPAARAIWHNPHVERQDLKWVNGKLTAAGREPIGWPALLDEINRLQLPTVAAAHITYAGGFWRSQYTFASGPAEMDCDFIAVGPDTHNLKSVPHGELLEPKDAVGFGRTNYAPSAALVAVSVSPASGRVKVEHVVTTLSAGRLICPEIVQGQSQGAVAMAMSNVLSEVCPLGNLGPGNGTWNLDRYLITRMTDVPRQELIALPPPAGKDHHSARGIGEAVMCPIAPALLNALAMATGHRFRNTPVTPDKIREVLK